Proteins from a single region of Microbacterium sp. zg-Y818:
- a CDS encoding metallopeptidase family protein yields the protein MIDMDAAAFEALVVDELDRLPDDMVGGLDNVVFVVEDLPEDGSLDLFGLYDGWALTERDRYGMGELPDRIIVYRQPHLHACGSVEELRDEVHTTLVHEIAHFYGIDDDRLHELGWA from the coding sequence ATGATCGATATGGATGCTGCGGCGTTCGAGGCGCTCGTCGTGGACGAACTGGATCGCCTTCCGGATGACATGGTCGGCGGACTCGACAACGTCGTGTTCGTCGTCGAGGACCTCCCCGAAGACGGCAGCCTCGATCTGTTCGGCCTGTACGACGGCTGGGCCCTCACCGAGCGCGACCGCTACGGCATGGGCGAACTGCCCGACCGCATCATCGTCTATCGGCAGCCGCACCTGCACGCCTGCGGGTCGGTCGAAGAGCTTCGCGACGAGGTGCACACCACGCTGGTGCACGAGATCGCGCACTTCTACGGCATCGACGACGACCGCCTGCACGAACTGGGATGGGCCTGA